The following nucleotide sequence is from Halorussus caseinilyticus.
CTGCCGACGGAGGTGGGCGACGACCCGTCGAAGCCGGGTCTACCGGACCCACCGGATAATCCCGACGGCGGGAACGGAGTGGGCGACCCCCACCTGACGACGTTCGACGGGCGCAACTACGACTATCAGGCGGCGGGCGAGTACGTGCTGGCGCGCGCACCCAACGGGTCGCTGTCGGTCCAAGGTCGCCTCGACCCCTACCCCAACGGGCCGGTGAGCGTCATCGAAGCGGCCGCCACGTCGCTCGACGGCCACAACGTCACCATCGACTCGTCCGACGACACCCCGCTGGTGGTTGACGGCACCCGTCACGCGCTCGACGCGACCGACCATCTCGAAGTCGGCAACGGCACCATCTTCCGGCGCGGGTCGAACTACGTCGTGGTCTACCCCGGCGAGGACGGCGAGGTCGACGACGGCGACGAACGCCTCACGGTCGAACACCGCGGGCGGTTCCTCGACGTGTCGCTGACGCTGGACGACGACCGCCAGCACGCGGTCGAAGGCATTCTCGGCACGCCCGCCGAGGACGCGCCGGACATCGCACTGGCGGACGGGACGGCGGTGTCGCCGTCGGACTACGACGCGCTGTACGGCGAGTTCCGCGACGACTGGCGGGTGAAGAACCGTAGCGAGTCGCACTTCCACTACGAGGACGGCGAGTCGCCCGAGAGCTTCTACGACCCGAACTATCCGAGCGAGTTGGTGACGGTTGACGACCTGCCGGACGACGAGCGGTCGGCGGCCGAGCAAGCCGCCATCGACGCCGGACTCGAACCGGGCACGCCCGCGTTCGAGAACGCGGTGTTGGACTACGCGCTCACGGGCGAGGAGGCGTATCTGGAGTCGGCGGCGACCTCCCAACCGGTGAACGCTTCGTTCACGGTTGACGCCGGGAGTAGCTTCAACGCGAGCGTGAACGCGTCCACGGCGTTCGCGGCGACGATTCAGAACGAGTCGGCAGAAGCGGTGAGCGTCGAATGGCGGTTCGGCGACGGCGCGACCGCGACCGGAACGCAGGTCGCCCATACCTTCGCCGAGACGGGCACCTACACGGTGACGGTGACGGCGACCGGACCGGACGGCGGCATCGCCCGCGACACGCTCGCGGTGACCGTCGCCGAGAACGCCACGACCGACCAGCCCCCGATTCCGGACGTTGACGAGACCCGGCCGAACGCGACCCACGTGCGACTGGACGCCAGCGAGTCGGTGGACCCCGACGGCAACGTCTCGGGCTACGCGTGGGACGTAGACGGCGACGGCACCGTCGATTCGTACGAATCGACGGTGACGGTCCCGCTGGACTCGGACCCCGTGGAGGTGTCGCTGGTCGTGTTGGACGACGACGGGAATCGGGCGCGCGAAACCGTCGAGGTGCCGGGTCGCGGTAGTCTCAGCGGGGTCGTGGGCGAGACGGGCGAACTCTCGCTCACTGCCGACAAAGGGACGTGGCAGACCGTCGAGTTCGACAACACGTATCAGAACCCGGTCGTGATTGCGAAACCGCTCAGCCACGCCGGACCGGACCCGGCCCACGCCCGCGTTCGGAACGTCACCGGCGACAGTATGGAAATCCAGATAGACGAGTGGGAGTATCTCAACGGCGGCCACGTGACCGAGACGGTCCACTACCTCGTGCTGGAGTCGGGCACGTACGAACTCGACGACGGGACGACGGTCGAAGTCGGTCACGTCACCACCGACGAGCACTCCGCCAGCGTCTCGTTCGCCCAGTCGTTCGACTCGACGCCGGTCGTGTTCACGGAACCCCAAACCCGTAACGGAGGCGACCCCGTGGTGACTCGCAACCGGGACGTGAGCGCCGACGGGTTCGAGACCTTCCTGCAGGAATCCGAGGCGCGCGGCGACCACGCCCACGAGACCGTCGGCTACGTCGCGGTCGAACCCGGCGAGGGGGCGACCGACGCGACCGAGTTCGAGGTCGGTCGCACGCCCAACACTGTGGACCACCACTGGCACCGCATCGACTTCGCCGACTCGTACAGTTCCGACCGAACGTTCGTCGCGGACATGCAGACCTTCGACGGGCCCGACACCGCCGGACTCCGGTATCGGTCGTTCGGCTCCGGGTCGGTCCAAGTCCTCGTTGACGAAGAACAGAGCACGAACTCGGAAACTGGCCACACCACCGAGCAGGTCGGCTACTGGGTGTTCGGCAGTGAGGGCGACATCCACCGAGCGGACGCGAACGACGCGCCGACGGCGGCCCTCGTGGACACCGACTTCGAGTCCGGTACCGCGGGGTTCACCAGCGAGACCGGCAACCTCCAAACGCGGTCGGGCGACGGCATCGACGTTCTCGCGCCGAGTTGTAGCGATTGGGCACAGACGAACCGCGTGAGCAAGACGCTCGACGCCGACGTGAACGGCTTCACGTACAGCGTCACGGTCGTTCCGCTCGACAGTTGGGACGGCGAGAGATTCAGGTTCCAGTACCGGGACGACAGTGGTTGGCACACCGTCGAATCCGATAACTACCAGCACCTCGGCACGGACGGCGACAGGTGGCCGAACGTCGATTGTTCCAGATGGGAATCCCCGCCCGAGCGGACGTACTCGGGTACGATTAGCGACATCGATGGCACGCTGTACGAGATTCGATTCACGAACGGTCTCGAACAAGACGACCACGACGAGTCGATGGCCATCGACCGCGTGGCGATAAACCGTACCGACTGAGCGCCCCCGGCGCGTCTCTCGTTTTTCCGGTGTCGGAACGGTTCGCCGGTCCCAACGCGGGGACTTCGGCTGAACAGTAAAAGGTTAACC
It contains:
- a CDS encoding PKD domain-containing protein → MPRKSLVCLSVVMLIIGSTPGLAALDVPGEGGATHAPRTTTTSQPILACATPDSGENLSVSAGADFETSKDETVRFVADLDPDDADVTVASYEWRDSSGNRGKKGNGNGNGGGQSGDLLSTEKSFETTLKAGEHTITLTVTLADGRTLTDTVEVLVRGKGGGAETDSPPVANAGDCRMVIAGEDTELDGTESYDRDGTVESYDWDTDGDGTADATGPTPTVQFTELGNQTVELTATDDGGNTDTDSVTLFVNDRPDALFEYAPTRPNPNETVAFDATASGDDLGGIGAYQWDFDGDGTTDATGANVTHAFETPGDHTVALTVADAYGVENTTTTTVHVNAPPTADASESDRRASVGEPLTLNGTASSDPEGNIVRYDWDVDGDGAFEKTGATVSQVYDTSGARNVTLRVTDGGNLTDTDTIRVRVNTPPTARIDASNTTIRAGESVAFDASESSDPDGNISEYAWDVDGDGTTDATGPTAEHAYDADGTYTVTLTVTDDDGATDTATETITVLPTEVGDDPSKPGLPDPPDNPDGGNGVGDPHLTTFDGRNYDYQAAGEYVLARAPNGSLSVQGRLDPYPNGPVSVIEAAATSLDGHNVTIDSSDDTPLVVDGTRHALDATDHLEVGNGTIFRRGSNYVVVYPGEDGEVDDGDERLTVEHRGRFLDVSLTLDDDRQHAVEGILGTPAEDAPDIALADGTAVSPSDYDALYGEFRDDWRVKNRSESHFHYEDGESPESFYDPNYPSELVTVDDLPDDERSAAEQAAIDAGLEPGTPAFENAVLDYALTGEEAYLESAATSQPVNASFTVDAGSSFNASVNASTAFAATIQNESAEAVSVEWRFGDGATATGTQVAHTFAETGTYTVTVTATGPDGGIARDTLAVTVAENATTDQPPIPDVDETRPNATHVRLDASESVDPDGNVSGYAWDVDGDGTVDSYESTVTVPLDSDPVEVSLVVLDDDGNRARETVEVPGRGSLSGVVGETGELSLTADKGTWQTVEFDNTYQNPVVIAKPLSHAGPDPAHARVRNVTGDSMEIQIDEWEYLNGGHVTETVHYLVLESGTYELDDGTTVEVGHVTTDEHSASVSFAQSFDSTPVVFTEPQTRNGGDPVVTRNRDVSADGFETFLQESEARGDHAHETVGYVAVEPGEGATDATEFEVGRTPNTVDHHWHRIDFADSYSSDRTFVADMQTFDGPDTAGLRYRSFGSGSVQVLVDEEQSTNSETGHTTEQVGYWVFGSEGDIHRADANDAPTAALVDTDFESGTAGFTSETGNLQTRSGDGIDVLAPSCSDWAQTNRVSKTLDADVNGFTYSVTVVPLDSWDGERFRFQYRDDSGWHTVESDNYQHLGTDGDRWPNVDCSRWESPPERTYSGTISDIDGTLYEIRFTNGLEQDDHDESMAIDRVAINRTD